A single region of the Triticum dicoccoides isolate Atlit2015 ecotype Zavitan chromosome 2B, WEW_v2.0, whole genome shotgun sequence genome encodes:
- the LOC119360794 gene encoding uncharacterized protein LOC119360794, with translation MAPPPASYPSPHRPALRPGSLQRLLRPPDPSDTDDAPTPRSRSRARSNGRVLLQVTNITPALSGADPFSGHQGFYLRLSDSARSCYVSLHADHDDLILTNGLHIGQVIEVDHLMPSVPAPVLRSFRVLPGRYPCIQHDSTDDDVDADACSARAEIKDKEVVSERPRPRPRTHRPSPTPPLPERKAWQSGSPATMGHGHRSRSFTTLSEACAAPAKPVRRSEGERRGADFLKKVRKTSVASIDGNSSDVDDDDDESDVSSSISTTRRNWDFTGSIRPVGPRIRSNSISPGRSGPNQSGTANDPLESVRRKAEKAFKVLSKRSAHASSKTLRESSSAAGTPRSTGVTSGIRWCEDNVLWSSLSSSLTRHGKEAVKQRDMALQAVLDGLLEASTTEKLIKCLSTYSELQSDKDDDPKELIDRFLRFSQELDHAIFVAQSQTRLRQAKSGGSNSTSSASSKAAMKAALDRKQSAISWVRAAIEADLSPLSSHTRVTSESAKPSPSESRPVTPRLCCSKTKCNCNGKSSSRKTADASSKLSAAMDLAVALRSECNRWFLKYIDKFLDDVENEAGYTTTCDSQVAGLLQQLKRVDDWLNHVVRHERMLPGPGDRSSRDCVFSEEEENDACERVRRKIYGALLRHVQYAATALESMNSVVTEEEN, from the exons ATGGCGCCACCGCCGGCCTCGTACCCCTCGCCGCACCGGCCGGCGCTCCGGCCGGGCAGCCTGCAGCGCCTGCTCCGCCCGCCGGACCCCTCCGACACGGACGACGCCCCCACCCCGCGCTCCCGCTCCCGTGCCCGCTCCAACGGCCGTGTCCTGCTCCAGGTCACCAACATCACGCCGGCGCTCTCCGGCGCCGATCCATTCTCAGGCCACCAGGGCTTCTACCTCCGCCTCTCCGACTCCGCCCGCTCCTGCTACGTCTCCCTCCACGCCGACCACGACGACCTCATCCTCACCAACGGCCTCCACATCGGCCAGGTCATCGAGGTCGACCACCTCATGCCTTCCGTCCCAGCTCCCGTGCTCCGCAGCTTCCGCGTCCTCCCGGGGCGGTACCCCTGCATCCAGCACGACTCCACGGACGATGACGTCGACGCCGACGCCTGCTCCGCCCGCGCCGAGATCAAGGACAAGGAGGTCGTCTCTgagcgcccgcgcccgcgcccgcgtACGCACCGGCCCTCGCCGACGCCGCCCCTCCCGGAGAGGAAGGCGTGGCAGTCCGGCTCCCCTGCCACGATGGGCCACGGCCACAGGTCGCGGTCGTTCACGACTCTGTCCGAGGCGTGCGCGGCGCCGGCAAAGCCGGTGAGGAGGAGTGAGGGGGAGCGGAGGGGCGCCGATTTCCTGAAGAAGGTCAGGAAGACCAGCGTTGCGTCCATCGACGGCAACAGCAGCGACgtcgacgatgacgatgacgagtcGGACGTCTCGTCGTCGATTTCCACCACGAGGAGGAACTGGGATTTCACCGGCAGCATAAGACCCGTCGGCCCCCGGATACGCAGCAACAGT ATTTCGCCAGGGAGATCAGGCCCAAACCAGAGCGGCACGGCGAATGACCCACTGGAGTCGGTGAGAAGGAAAGCCGAGAAGGCATTCAAGGTGCTCTCCAAGAGGAGCGCCCACGCCTCAAGCAAGACGCTCAGAGAGAGCTCCAGCGCGGCGGGGACACCGCGGAGCACCGGTGTGACGAGCGGAATCCGGTGGTGCGAGGACAATGTGCTGTGGAGCTCGCTCTCCTCGAGCTTAACGAGGCATGGCAAG GAGGCAGTGAAGCAGAGAGACATGGCACTGCAGGCTGTGCTTGATGGATTGCTAGAGGCATCCACCACCGAGAAGTTGATAAAATGCTTGAG TACGTACTCTGAACTGCAATCAGACAAGGACGACGACCCAAAGGAGCTCATCGACAGGTTCTTGCGCTTCTCCCAAGAACTGGATCATGCCATCTTCGTCGCTCAATCACAGACCAGACTTCGTCAAGCGAAGTCAGGTGGTTCCAATTCGACCTCCTCGGCTTCGTCCAAGGCTGCCATGAAGGCCGCGCTGGACAGGAAACAGTCCGCCATCTCATGGGTCAGAGCAGCCATTGAAGCCGACCTCTCACCTCTCTCCAGCCATACAAGAGTCACCTCTGAATCCGCAAAGCCATCACCGTCTGAATCAAGGCCTGTCACCCCACGGCTCTGCTGTTCCAAGACAAAGTGCAACTGTAACGGCAAGTCCTCCTCGAGGAAAACCGCCGACGCTTCGAGCAAGCTGAGTGCCGCCATGGACCTGGCCGTCGCGCTGCGGTCGGAATGCAACCGGTGGTTCCTCAAGTACATCGACAAGTTCCTGGACGACGTCGAGAACGAGGCCGGGTACACGACGACGTGTGATTCGCAGGTCGCGGGGCTTCTGCAGCAGCTCAAGAGAGTGGACGACTGGCTCAACCATGTCGTGCGGCACGAGCGGATGCTTCCGGGGCCGGGAGACAGAAGCAGCAGGGACTGCGTGTTTTCTGAGGAGGAGGAGAACGATGCGTGCGAGAGGGTTCGGAGGAAGATATACGGGGCGCTCCTAAGGCATGTCCAGTATGCTGCGACAGCGCTAGAGAGTATGAATAGTGTAGTAACTGAAGAGGAGAATTAG